The sequence GGCGGAGCCGCCGCTGGAGCCTGTCGGGCGAATGGAGATCCGGAACCGACGCCGCCGCCACCCGGGCCAACGTCTACCTCATCGACTACCGCCTGCGCCTCTTCTCCAACTTCACGTACTTCATGGACGATCCGGCCAACGGCGACCAGTTCGAGCAGGTCGATCAGCGGCTCATCGCCGGAGCGGCCGTCTCCCACCGCTGGTTCGACCGCTGGTTCGGCAAGGACGTCGCGGCCGCCGTGGGACTGGAGACCCGCAACGACGCGATCGGCGAGGTGGGGCTCCACAAGACCGCGCAGCGCGTCCGGCTCTCGACCGTCCGCGACGACGAGGTGCTCCAGAACTCCGTGGGGATCTGGGCCGAGGCCGAAATCCGCTGGACCGAATGGCTGCGCTCCACCGCGGGCGCGCGCGGGGACCTCTACCGGTGGGACGTCGAAAGCTCCGTGGACGCCAATTCCGGAACCGAGACGGACGCGATCGCCGGCCCCAAGCTCGGCCTCGCCTTCGGCCCGTGGGCCGACACCGAGTTCTACGCGAACGCCGGTCTGGGCTTCCACTCGAACGACGGCCGCGGCGCCACGATCCGCGTGGACCCGACCGACGGCGTGACGCCCGTGGAACCCGTCGATCCGCTCGTCCGCAGCAAGGGCGCCGAGGCGGGCGTGCGGACCGCGTTCCTGCCGGGCCTGCAGAGCACGGTTTCGGTCTTCCTCCTCGACCTCGATTCGGAGCTTCTCTTCGTCGGCGACGCGGGGATCACGGAGCCCAGCCGCCCCAGCCGCCGCGTGGGCTTCGAGTGGGCGAACTTCTACCGGCCGCTTCCGTGGCTCACGCTGGACCTCGACTACGCCCGCACCAAGGCCCGCTTCAAGGACTCCGACCCCGCGGGGGATCACATCCCGGGAGCGGTGAAGGACGTGCTGGCCGCGGGGGTCTCGGTCGAGGGGCTCGGGGGGTTCCTCGCCGCCCTTCGGGTGCGCTACTTCGGCCCGCGGGATCTGGTCGAGGACGGCGGCGTACGCTCGGACGCCACGACCCTCGTAAGCGCGCGCCTGGGCTACGAGCGGGACAACGTCACGGTGGCCCTGGAGATCTTCAACCTCTTCAACGCCGAGGACGAC is a genomic window of Planctomycetota bacterium containing:
- a CDS encoding TonB-dependent receptor; the protein is MNPLIAWLLAASAQNPPAPPQEPPEVIVVGRAENLVGDAESAGEGRVGQDELRRRPLLRTGEVLETVPGLIVTQHSGSGKANQFFLRGFNLDHGTDFATWVDGMPVNMPTHGHGQGYTDLNFLIPELVERIDYRKGPYFAEEGDFSSAGSARVRTFRSLPRGLARLELGEFGFQRAVAAHSAAAGPGRLLWGLEAQHYDGPWEIDENFVKYNGLVRFASGDEKNGADVTLMGYQGEWNSADQIPKRAVDAGTLDRFGVVDPTDGGRSRRWSLSGEWRSGTDAAATRANVYLIDYRLRLFSNFTYFMDDPANGDQFEQVDQRLIAGAAVSHRWFDRWFGKDVAAAVGLETRNDAIGEVGLHKTAQRVRLSTVRDDEVLQNSVGIWAEAEIRWTEWLRSTAGARGDLYRWDVESSVDANSGTETDAIAGPKLGLAFGPWADTEFYANAGLGFHSNDGRGATIRVDPTDGVTPVEPVDPLVRSKGAEAGVRTAFLPGLQSTVSVFLLDLDSELLFVGDAGITEPSRPSRRVGFEWANFYRPLPWLTLDLDYARTKARFKDSDPAGDHIPGAVKDVLAAGVSVEGLGGFLAALRVRYFGPRDLVEDGGVRSDATTLVSARLGYERDNVTVALEIFNLFNAEDDDIAYFYESQLPGEPAPVSDVHFHPVEPRAFRLGVTVRF